The Mesotoga sp. Brook.08.105.5.1 sequence ATCATCATACTCTGGGTCATGAATTTCATGTCCAACTGGAACGATTATCTCTGGGCCCTTGTGGTTCTCTACTCACCGAACAAGAGAACGATGCCGGTTGGAATGTCGACCCTTCAGGGAAAATACGTGACCCAGTACGGTCCGCTCATGGCCGGAGCCCTCTTCATCGCGGTGCCTTCGATCCTCATCTTTCTGCTTGTGCAAAGGTACTATATCAAGGGCATCGACATAAGCGGCGCCGTGAAGGAGTAAAGGGGTGATGCTGTGAAAAAGACTTTAGTGTTTTTTACGTTTTTGATCGCGGTGATGTGTATGGCATCCTTTGTGAAAGTCTCGCCCGGAGGGAAGTACTTCCAGCACGACGGAGAGGTCTTGATCCCCATAGGATTCAACGACGCGATTACGTGGCCTTCGCTCATATCGTTGAGCTACGGGAACGTTTCGGCCGCCGAAGAGTACTTCGAGAAGCTTTCCTCCTACGGCGTCAACACGCTCAGAATCATGCTCGAATACGCCCAGGACAGATCGGGAGTCTCTCTCCTGGAAAAACCGCTCGGAGTGTACAACGATTCCGTAATTAAGATGTGGGACGAGATAGTCAGACTGGCCGAAAAGTACGATATATATTTAATCGTAATTCCATGGGATCCCTTCTGGATGTACGAGAACTGGGACGTCAATCCCTACAATGAGGCGAATGGCGGACCGATAAAGACCTTGAGCCAGTTTTTGACCGATCCACAGGTCAGGCAATGGCAGAAAGAGCGGTTCAGGTTCATGGTTGAGAGGTACGGTTCCAGTGAGAGGATACTGGCCTGGGAGATGAACAACGAGATAGAGCTCTGGTACGGTCATATCTTCTACAAGGCCGATTATACGATCGGGAACGAAGCACGGGAGTGGCTGGGAGAGATGTCGGCCTTTATCCGTGAGCTGGAGATGGAACTGTACGGCGACAACCACCTCCTGACGGTTTCCACGGCCAGGCCCGGACTGACGGGTACGCTGGCGGGAAAGCTTTACAGATTCGATTACATTGATTTTTTCACCACCCACTTCTACTTCGATACGGTGAAGAACCCATCGGATCCTCTGGCGATTGCAAGAGACGTTTCGGCCAATATAAACTATCATAACTATCTCTTCGGCGACTCCCTTCCCTTCATGGACAGCGAAAGCGGACCGATCGACCGCTGGCCCCAGCCGGCAGGCTTCGACGCGGAGTGCTACAGGGCCTTTTCCTGGTCGCATTTGGCCAGCGGAGGAACCGGCACGGGTCTACGCTGGCCCTACACTTCTCCGCACATGATGCCCGATCGCCTTCTCGAGGTACTCTCTTCCATCTCGCGGTTCGTCGCTTCGGGAGGGATAGACTGGCTGAATTTCAAGGGAGTCAACCTGGATATGGAGATCTCTCTACTTTCCGAGGGAAAGACGGTTCACACTTGCAGCGGAAACGACTACGAAAATTTGAGAGAACTGATCGGCTGGGCCATGTCGGCTTCGAAGATCGGCATGGCGACGCTGGAGCTTAAGGGACTTGAACAGGGCAAATATAGAATGGAGATCTGGCACATCTCTGAGGAGTCCAATTCGCGGCCGGTGGAGTTCTTCGATTTCGAATTTCCGCTCCGGACAAATATAGGGCTGGATATAGACCACAGTAGTTTCGCTTACAAGATCTATAAAGTTGAATGAAGGACCTATCTTCAAGAAATGAAAAGAACACAGGCGGTGATTGAGTGAGAAGAGATTTCATGTGGATAACGGGCATAGAAGATACGTTCGTCAGCGCGACCGACAGCATCTCGGCGAGACCGCTGGACGAATACGAACTGACTCAGCACTACTCTCATTGGAAGGAAGATCTGAGAAGCATCTCCGACACGGGCTTCAAATACATCAGGTACGGAATTCCCTGGTACACGATCAACCCCGAAAAAGGCAGGTACGATTTTTCCTGGACCGACAGGGTCTTCGACTTCATGAGAGAGATCGGTCTGATACCGATCGTCGATTTCATTCACTACGGTACCCCCAGCTGGATGGACAACGGCTTCCTCAACAACGACTTTCCACTGTTAATGGCCGAATACGAATTGACCGTTATGAACAGGTACAAAGATTTCCTCAAATACTACACTCCTATGAACGAACCCTTCATAACGCAAGAATTCTGCGGAAAGCTCTCCGTATGGCCCCCATACCTGAAGGGCGACGATGGCTTTGTCAAGCTGCTCAACGCCACGGCCAGGGGAATCGTAGAAACGGTTTCGTCCATCAAGCGCGAACTGCCGGGGGCCTTTGCGCTGCACGTCGAGGCGTCGGGCCTCTTTTTCAGCGACGATCCCGATCTGGCCGAAACGGTGACGCTGATGAACGAATTGAGGTATGCCACCTACGATCTTGTACAGGGGCTGATCAACAACAATCATCCGCTCATCGACTACCTCAGGAGAAACGGGATGTCCTACTCCGACCTCGACTGGTTCTTACCCAGAAAAATAGAGATAGATGGCTTCGGAGTAAACTACTATCCACAGCTCAGCGTTTACAGAGTTTTCAGATCGGGAAAAGACCTCAAGACACATTCGCACTACGGGAGCGTCGAGTATCTGAGAGAATTGCTTTTGAGCTATCACAGAAGATATGGCGGCCCGATCTTTCTCACCGAAACCAGCATCAACGGTGAACCCGATCACCAGATACGCTGGTGGAGGGAATCCAGGAAGCTCTTTGAGGATCTCCTGGATGAAGGTCTGAACCTGGGAGGATATACATGGTTCCCGGCAATGGATCTGATCAACTGGGACTACCGGTACGGTACCGCTCCGGTGGAGTGTTATCTTGAACCCATGGGATTCATACAGCTTAAAATGAATCCGGGCAGGGAGTTCGAGAGAAGAAAAGGCGAACTGGCAAGAGCTATGGAGGAAGATCTGAAACGAATCTGAAAGCACGGGAATCTTTCCCTGCTATGAGTTAAAATCGATAGAGTTCTTCACAAATAGATGAAAGTAGGTAAGCCAAGATGCGAAGCGGAAGAAAAAGAATAAACCTGGACGGAAAATGGCGGTTCGATATGTTCGGCTGCGAGCCAGAAGATCTGGCGGAGGTCGAACCGGGAAGAACGATCGACGTTCCCGCCTGTGTTGAAAGGTACTTCCCCGCCGTTACACGCGAGCAGTTCTACCTTTACTACGAACGGAGCTTCGAGCTTGCGAAGCGGCACAACAGGCGCTATTTTCTCCACTTTGGAGCAGTTGACTATCTCTGCAAAGTCTCCCTCAACGGCGAGAAACTCGGTGAGCACATCGGGGGATACCTGCCATTCGAGTTCGAGATAACCCAATTAATTCTAGACAACAACAGGCTCCAGATTCTTGTCTTCGATCCAATCGGCGGGGGAGTTCTGGACAATAGAAAGATTCCCCACGGGAAACAGAACGGAGAGCCGAACTGGTACACCAACATCTCCGGTTTATGGCAGAGCGTATGGATCGAAGAGAGACCTGAAGTCTACATACACGACCTGAAGATAG is a genomic window containing:
- a CDS encoding cellulase family glycosylhydrolase — its product is MKKTLVFFTFLIAVMCMASFVKVSPGGKYFQHDGEVLIPIGFNDAITWPSLISLSYGNVSAAEEYFEKLSSYGVNTLRIMLEYAQDRSGVSLLEKPLGVYNDSVIKMWDEIVRLAEKYDIYLIVIPWDPFWMYENWDVNPYNEANGGPIKTLSQFLTDPQVRQWQKERFRFMVERYGSSERILAWEMNNEIELWYGHIFYKADYTIGNEAREWLGEMSAFIRELEMELYGDNHLLTVSTARPGLTGTLAGKLYRFDYIDFFTTHFYFDTVKNPSDPLAIARDVSANINYHNYLFGDSLPFMDSESGPIDRWPQPAGFDAECYRAFSWSHLASGGTGTGLRWPYTSPHMMPDRLLEVLSSISRFVASGGIDWLNFKGVNLDMEISLLSEGKTVHTCSGNDYENLRELIGWAMSASKIGMATLELKGLEQGKYRMEIWHISEESNSRPVEFFDFEFPLRTNIGLDIDHSSFAYKIYKVE
- a CDS encoding family 1 glycosylhydrolase; translated protein: MRRDFMWITGIEDTFVSATDSISARPLDEYELTQHYSHWKEDLRSISDTGFKYIRYGIPWYTINPEKGRYDFSWTDRVFDFMREIGLIPIVDFIHYGTPSWMDNGFLNNDFPLLMAEYELTVMNRYKDFLKYYTPMNEPFITQEFCGKLSVWPPYLKGDDGFVKLLNATARGIVETVSSIKRELPGAFALHVEASGLFFSDDPDLAETVTLMNELRYATYDLVQGLINNNHPLIDYLRRNGMSYSDLDWFLPRKIEIDGFGVNYYPQLSVYRVFRSGKDLKTHSHYGSVEYLRELLLSYHRRYGGPIFLTETSINGEPDHQIRWWRESRKLFEDLLDEGLNLGGYTWFPAMDLINWDYRYGTAPVECYLEPMGFIQLKMNPGREFERRKGELARAMEEDLKRI